From the Kitasatospora atroaurantiaca genome, the window CAGGTCTCCCTGGCCAGCGGCGCGATCTTGGTGGTGGCCCAGCGGAAGACCGCCTGGCCCTGCTGGCTGATGGTCGGGTCCCAGCCGGTGATCACCACGGCGTCGCCCTTCTCGGGCTCGGAGCCCCAGACGACCGGGCCGATGCCGGCGTCCTCGTCCGGGACGGCCTCGACCACGGCCGCGCCCGCGCCGTCACCGAAGATCACGCAGGTGCTGCGGTCGGTCCAGTCGATGGTGTCCGACATCCGCTCGGCGCCGATCACCAGCGCGCGGGTCGCCGCCCCGGCGCGGATCGCGTGGTCGGCGGTGGCCAGCGCGTAGGAGAAGCCGGAGCAGACGGTGTTGATGTCGTACGCGGCCGGCGCCTTGATGCCCAGGCGGGCGGCGACGGCTGCGGCGGTGTTGGGGCTGCGCTCGACGGCGGTGCAGGTCGCGACCACCACCAGGTCGATGTCCTCGGCCAGCCGGCCGCTGTTGGCCAGCGCCTTCTGGGCGGCCTCGGTGGCGAGATCGACCAGGGTCTCGTCGACCGCGATGTGGCGGGTGCGGATTCCGACCCGGGAGCGGATCCACTCGTCGTCGGTGTCGACCAGCTTCGCCAGGTCGTCGTTGGTGAGGACCTTGGGCGGCTGGTAGTGGCCGAGCGCCACGATGCGGGAGGCGGTCATGCTGCCACTCAACCGCGTTACCGACCGGTCAGCTGGTGACGCCCTTGCACAAGGTACGGGGCCGGATGCTGTAGGGGGCTGACAACAGCCCTTGCCCCGCATGGCACCTGGAGGGGGACGCGTACCCGCTCAGGCGGCCAGCGACTCGGCGTCCCCCATCGCGATCATGGGGTGGGCGGCCGGGTCCAGCGCCTTGATGAGCTCGATCATGCGGTCCTCGGTGAGCGAGACGCATCCGTGGGTGGGCCCGCCGTGGTCCACATGGAGCCAGATGCCGCCGCCCTTGGACTTGCCGTCGGGCAGCCGGGTGTCGAGCGGGGAGTTGCCGGGCACCCGGTTGTAGTTGATCGCCACCACGTAGTCGAAGGAACCGGCGAGCTGCTCACCGTTGAAGCCGGTGCCGCCGATCACGAAGCCGGAGTCCTGGTCGTACGGGAGCCGGCTGCCGGGGTCGGCCTTGCGGCCGCCGGCGTCGGTCAGCGCGTAGAGCCCGACCGGGCTGCGCAGGTCGCCGGAGCTGTGGTCGGCCGTCCAGCCCTTGAAGGCGTTGTGGGCGGGCCAGGCGGTGCCGGCCTTCCAGCGGCCCTCGGGGGTGCGCGTCCAGAGCGTCACGGTGGTGTCGGAGGAGTCCTTGCCCTTGCCCGAGGCGACCACCAGCTGGCGGGTCTCCGCGGGGATCCGGGAGAGGAAGGAGGCGCCGAGGCCGGGTATCGCGGCGAGCGAGCCGTCGGTGCGGTCCGAGCGGTCGGCGGCGGGAGGGTCGGTCCGGCCTATCCCCGCCTGCGTCGTGGAGCCGTCGCCGGACGCCACGTCGGGCTCGGGGTTGTCGGGTGCGCCGGCCGTGGTGATCACCGGGAACGACCGGCCGGGGCCCACGGTGAACCAGCCCGCGGCGGCGGCCAGCAGCATCGCCGTACCGCTCAGCAGCGCCTTGCCCCGGCGTTTTCGGGGCTTCCGCCGGTGCCCGCGGGGCCGCCCGGCGGCGCCGTCCTCGCCCCGGGCACCGTCTCCGACCCGAGGGCCGTCTCCGCCCCGGCGGGGGCCGGGGACTGCGGCGGAGCGGGGCGGCGCGGTGGCACGGTGGGAACCGGACATGCTGACGATCCTTCCAAAGCCCCGGGCAAGAGCGAAACCCGGGGCGTGTGGTGAGCCTGTGAGCATACGCGCTGCTTTCCATGAGCGCTGTGTGCTCAGGGACACCACCCGTCCCCATGCGGCGGTTCACTACCCCGCCAGCGCGCCCCAGATCTGCGCGCCGTCCCCGAGCTCAAGGCGTCGGCTGCGGTGCTCGGCGCGGCCCGTACGGGCGTTCATGGCGTGCAGCTCGCCACCGGTGGCGTCCAGGAGCAGCAGCTGGGCGCCCGACCAGCTGACGGTCAGGCTGTCGCCCAGGTCCTTGTCGCCCTCGGGGAGGCCGGTGAAGCTCCCGAAGTCCTTGCAGCCGGGCCGGTCCAGGTCGAGGACGCCCAGCCGGTCGCCGTCGTCCGCGTGCAGCACGGTGGCGTACCAGCGGCCGCTCGGGTCGAGGATGCCGCGCCCGACGGGTGTGCCGGACGGGCAGGACGGCACCGGGCCCGAGGCGTGGCGGAGGGTGTCGTACACCTGGGTGCAGGCCGCCTGGGTGCAGCCGTCGCCGCGCCACAGGATGTGCTTGCCCGCCGCGCCGAGCGCGGTGCCCGACTCGGTGACGGTCCGGGCGGCGGCCGTACCGGCCTGGTCCATCACGACCACCCGGGTACGGGCGACGGAGGCTTCGGCGGGAGTGTCGGCCGTGGTCTGCTCGGCGACCAGGCCCTCGATGCTCTCGGCGACCGGCTGGTAGCCGCAGGGCAGGGTGAGGGTGCGGTGGGCCGGGCGGCCGGAGGGCTCGTGGTCGGCGGCCGTGTAGCGGGCCCGGACGGTCTTCGGGAGCTGCTGCCCCGGGCAGGCGGTGTCCGTGGACTCCTCGGTGACGGTCCAGAGGCGCTTCCCGTCGGAGGTGGGGAACCAGTCGGCCGCCGGTGCGACCAGCACCGCCCGCATCGGGTCCTCGGCGGAGACGGCGACGGCGGTGCCCTGACGGATGCCCACGATCCGACCGCCCTGGGCGAGCCGGCGAGGGGAGGTCAGGTGGTAGCCGTCGAACTTCTCGGTGTCCTCCTCCCGCTCACCGACGATCCTCGGCTCGGCGTCGAGGCTGTCGAGTACGGCGAGCCGGCCGCCCAGGTCGACCACGATCCCCCGCACCGGGCCGGCCTGGGCGTCCTCCTCCCCCTGGCCGCACGAGGCCAGCACGGTGACGGCCACCGTCACGGCCAGACCGCGCAGCCACCCGCGCGCCATCCGTCGCATCTCCACTGCCCCTGTTCTCCCACTCGCGGCGTCTTGAGGTCCCCCGGCCGGGCGGGCGGGCCCGGAGGCCGCCCGCCCGGCGTGCTGATCAGCGGTCAGGGCTTGGGCGTGCAGGGCGAGGCGGCCGTGCACTCCGAGAAGAACGGGTAGGCCGTGATCGCGTTGAGCCTGCCCACGACGCCGAGGCTGCGGGGAGTACAGCGGGGAGTGTCCTGGTACTTCTCGATCTGGAAGACCCGCCGCTCGATCTTCGGCGTGGTGTAGCCGTACTTGTGGGCCGGGACGTTGATGGTGTTGGCGAGCGTCTTGCCCGAGGTGGTCTGCTTGGTGACCGAGTAGCTGGTCTTGGCCTGCACGGTGGCGATACCCCAGCTCACGCTGCCGCCGGCCTCGGCCGACCAGGTGGTCGACTTCGAGGAGGTGGTGGTCAGGTCGTAGCGGAGGGTCTCGGTGGAGGAGCTGGAGTTGTACTTGCCCGACGGGCTGCCGATCGCCTCGTAGTGCGCGGAGCCGTACTGGGTCACCTCGTACCAGGTGTCCGGCGGGCAGCCGGCCGGCTCCTCGGCGGCGGCGAAGGCGGACGGCGCGAGCAGCAGCCCGCCCCCGAGCACCAGAACGCCCAGCAGGGCACCCTTGCGAATTGCAGTGATCATGACAGTCCTCCCGGTACGGATCTGCCCCCGTGGCTGATCCGTTGTGGGAGGAGTTCATCAGCTAACTCACAGGAAAGGTAAGGAACTTGAGCAACATCTGAGCCTGCGTCGGCCGCCGCGGCGGCTCCCGGCGCCCGCGTCCGACACGCCGTCCACAGAATGGACAGGGCCCACCTGCGAAGATCGGCAGATGGGCCCTCGCCCGCCGGTGAGGCGGGCCGTGAAAGATGTGTCCGAACCGTACGAGTGCGTACGGGCCGTAGGTCGCCGTAGGTCAGAGGCGCATGGCCTGCGGGGTCTCGCGGCGCTGCGTGTCCGGGCCGTCGTACTCGCGGATGATCTCGTACCGGGTGTTGCGCTCGACCGGGCGGAAGCCGGCGTCACGGATCAGGTCGAGCAGGTCGTCGCGGCCGAGCTTGTTCGGCGTGCCGAAGTTGTCCGCGTCGTGGGTGATCTTGTACTCGACGACCGAGCCGTCCATGTCGTCCGCGCCGTGGCTGAGCGCCAGCTGGGCGGTGGTGACGCCGTGCATCACCCAGAAGACCTTGACGTGCGGGACGTTGTCGAAGAGCAGCCGGGAGACCGCGAAGGTCTTCAGCGCCTCGGCGCCGGTCGCCATCTCCGTACGGGCCTGCAGCTTGTTCCGGATGACCCCGTCCTTGGAGTCGTGGAAGTCGTGCTGGTAGCGCAGCGGGATGAAGACCTGGAAGCCGCCGGTCTCGTCCTGCAGCTCGCGCAGCCGCAGCACGTGGTCGACCCGGTGGCGGGGCTCCTCGATGTGCCCGTACAGCATGGTCGACGGGGTCTTGAGGCCCTTCTGGTGAGCAAGGCGGTGAATACGCGACCAGTCCTCCCAGTGGGTGGCGTGGTCGACGATGTGCTGGCGGACCTCCCAGTCGAAGATCTCCGCGCCGCCGCCGGTCAGCGACTCCAGGCCGGCGTCGATCAGCTCGTCCAGGATCTCGGAGGCGGGCAGGCCGCTGATCTTCTCGAACCAGTGGATCTCGGTGGCGGTGAAGGCCTTGAGGGAGACGTTCGGCAGCGCCGCCTTGAGCTCGCGGAGAGAACGCGGGTAGTAGCGCCAGGGGAGCGTCGGGTGCAGGCCGTTGACGATGTGCAGCTCGGTGAGGGACTCGACCTCCATGGCCTTGGCCAGGCGGACGGCCTCCTCGATGCGCATGGTGTACGCGTCCTTCTCGCCCGGCTTGCGCTGGAACGAGCAGTAGGCGCAGGACGCCGAGCAGACGTTGGTCATGTTGAGGTGACGGTTGACGTTGAAGTGGACGACGTCGCCGTTCTTCTGCGTCCGCATATGGTGCGCCAGGCCGCCCAGCCAGGCCAGGTCGTCGCTCTCGTAGAGCGCGATGCCGTCCTCGCGGGTCAGCCGCTCACCCGCGTAGACCTTCGCCTCCAGCTCGCGCTTGAGCCCTGCGTCCATGCGGTGACCCGCCTCCTCGTGCCTTGAGAATTGACCGAACCCGAGCCTACGCCTCGTACCTGGCGGCCGGCCCATAGGGGCGCGGCGAACCGTACGCACTCGGGTACCCCCAGGGGCGCGGGGGCCCGTGCGCACTCGGGTACCCCAGGGGCGCGGGGAACTGCGCGAGGCGGAAGGAGCCCACGCCGCACCCGGGTCCGGACAACGAGTTGCACCTTCTGTCGCGTCCCCGGCTGACGGTCGCGGCCTTCCGGTTTCGCGCAGTTCCCCACGGCCCCTACTGGCTTGCCGCCTGCGCTGAGTGCCCTACTGCGCGAGGAGTTCCGCGAGGAGCTTGGGTTCGATGTTGCCGCCGCTGACGACCGCCGCGAAGACCCGTCCGTCGAGCTCGTCCGCGTGGTGGAAGTACGCGGCCGCCGCCACCGCCCCCGAGGGCTCGGCGACCAGCCGGCCGCGGCGGGCCAGCAGGGCGACGGTGTCGCGGATCTCCTGCTCGGAGACGGTCACGATGTCGTCGACGTACGCCTGCAGGTGCTCGAAGGGCAACACGCCGACGGAGGGCGTCCGCAGCCCGTCGGCGATCGTCCGGTAGGTGTCCGCCACCGGCCAGGCCAGGTGCTTCCCGGCTCGGAAGCTCGCCTGCGCGTCCGCCGCCAGCTCCGGCTCGACCCCGACCACCCGGACACCCGGGCAGGTCAGCTTGAGGGCGGCCGCCGTACCGGAGATCAGGCCGCCGCCGCTGACCGGCACCAGGACGGTGTCCAGCTCGTCCGGCGCGTCCTCGCCGATCTCCAGACCCACCGTGCCCTGGCCCGCGACGATGTACGGGTCGTCGTACGGCGGCACCCAGACGTAGCCGTGCTCGGAGGCCAGGTCGGCCGGCAGGGTGTCACGCCTGCCCGGTTCGACCAGGATGACCTCGGCGCCGAAGGAGCGGGTGTTCTCGACCTTGATCGCGGGCGAGGTGTCCGGCATCACGATGACGGCCTTGATCCCGAGCAGCTGCGCGGCGTACGCCACTGCCTGGGCGTGGTTGCCGCTCGACTGGGCGACCACCCCCCGCGAGCGCTCACTGTCCGTCAGCGCCGCCAGGCGGTTGTACGCGCCGCGGATCTTGAACGCGCCGGTCGGCTGCAGGCTCTCGGGCTTGAGCCAGAGCCGCCTGTTCCCGTCCCCCGCCCACGGGCACGGCAGCAGCGGCGTGCGTACCGCGACTCCGGCTATCCGTCGCTGCGCTGCGCGCAGGTCCTCCAGGCTGACCAGGGCCATTCGTGTTACTCCCCCTCTTCCACAGGCAGGTCGCTCACCCGGTTCTCCCACTTGGTGGAGAGCACGACCGTCGTCCTGGTACGGGCGACGCCCTTCGTCCCGGAGAGGCGCTTGACCACCGATTCCAGGCCCTCCACGTTGGAGACCCGGACCTTGAGCATGTACGAGTCGTCGCCCGCGATGAACCAGCAGTCCTCGACCTCGCCGAGCTCCTTCAGCCGGTGCGCGACGTCCTCGTGGTCGGCCGCGTCTGTCAGTTGAAGGCCGATCAGGGCGGTCACCCCGAAGCCCAGGGAGGCCGGGTTGACCGTGGCACGGTAGCCCGTGATCACACCGGCCTGCTCCAGCCGGTTGATGCGGTCCGTCACACTCGGGCCCGACAGGCCGACGAGACGGCCCAGCTCGGCGTACGACGCGCGGCCGTTCTCCCGCAGCGCCTGGATGAGCTGTCTGTCCACCGTGTCCATATATCCGCCCGCGTCCTTCCGAACCTCTCCAGACCCACAGATCATTATCCGGAATCAAAGGCGCCATGCGCGGATCAACCCGGATATCGCAAAGAACATACTCTCCCGTAGCTCCGCGCTTTACGCGACCTTCCCCCCGGAGCCCAAGTCCCCTTCCCAGCGCCGGTAGAGCTCGTGCGGCACGCCCACGGCGTCGAGCACCCGGCCGGCCACGAAGTCCACCAGTTCCCGGGCCGTGGAGCCCCCCGCGTAGAAGCCCGGCGAGGCCGGGAGCACCACCGCGCCCTGCGCGTCGAGCTCCACCAGGTGCTTCAGCGTCACCCCATCGAGGGGCGTCTCGCGTACGCAGACCACCAGCGGCCGACGCTCCTTCAGGGTCACCGCGGCCGCCCGCTGCAGCAGGTCCTTGCTGAGGCCCAGGGCGATCCCGGCGACGGCGCCGGTGGTGGCGGGGACGACCAGCATCCCCTTGGCCGGGTACGAGCCGCTGGACGGGCCGGCCGCGAAGTCGCCCGCCGGCCAGTAGCGGACGTTCTCCAGCTCCTGGACCCCGAGCCACTGCGCCAGGTCCTCATGCCAGTGGGCGTCCCGGAAGGAGATGCCGGTCTCGTCGAGGAGGGTCAGCCGCGCGGCACGGCTGACCACCAGGTCCACCGCCTCCCCGGCGGCGAGCAGCGCACGGAGAACGGAGGCCGCGTACGGCGTCCCCGACGCCCCCGAGACCCCGACCACCCATGGCTGACGTACCTGCTTCGCAGTGCTCATGCCTCATTTTCTCCGCTCCACGCTCTCCCGACACGAGAGTCACGGGAGTATGGACCCATGGCGCCGACGCTGATCGACCTCACGCACCCGGTCACCACCGGCATGCCCGTCTACCCCGGGGACCCGGAGGTGGCGCTGCGGCCCGCGCTCACCACCGCCGGTGCGGGCGTCAACGTGCTGAGCCTGCACCTCGGCTCGCAGTCCGGTACGCACGTGGACGCGCCGTACCACGTGGACGTCACCTGGCCGACGCTGGACGGGCTGCCGCTGGAACTGTTCACCGGCCCCGCCGTGGTCGCCGACCTGCGCGGGCTCGAGCCGCGCTCGGCGGTGACCGCCGATCAGCTCTCCGGCGCACTCGACCGGCTGACGCCCGGCACGATCCTGCTGCTGGCCACCGGCTGGCCCCGCCACTGGGGCACCGACCCCTACCTCGCCCACCCCTGGCTCACGCCCGAGGCCGCCGAGGCGATCGTGGCCGCCGGTGTCCGTACGGTCGGCGTGGACGCCCTGAGCATCGACCCCACCCCGGACCCGGTCCCCGGCGACCCCGCGGTGGCCGCACTGCTCGCCGACCTCGCCGACGAGCACGACCCCGCGGCGGGGGAACCCACCCTGGCCGCCCACCGCATCCTCCTCGGCACCCCCGGCGGCGGCGTCATCGCGGAGAACCTCACCGACCTGACTCCCCTGCTGGACGCCCAGGCGGCCGGCCTCCCGATCGAGGTCTCGCTCTTCCCGCTGCGGCTGGTCGCGGCCGACGGAGCGCCGGTCCGGGCCGTGGCCCGGCTGGGCTGAGCGCACGCCGCCCTCCTCGATAGGTCTAGACCATCCTGGATGCCCCGGATAGGCTCCCTCCATGGCAGAGATCATCGGGGTGGTCGAGCGACTCTGGCGGTATCCGGTCAAGTCCACCGGTGGCGAGCGGCTGCACTCCGTCGAGGTGGACGAGCGCGGGCTGGCCGGGGACCGGCTGTACGCCGTGCGCGACGGCGCCGGGAAGTTCGGGTCGGGCAAGAACACCCGGCGGTTCCGGCGGATGGACGGCCTGCTCCGGCTCGGCTCCCGGCTCGGCAGCAGACTCGACGCCCCCGAACTGCTCGACCCGCTGGGCAGCCCGGTCGCCGACCCGGACAGCTTCCTGCGCGCCTACCTCCAGCGCGAGGACGTCGAACTCGCCCGCGAGGACGAGATCTCGCACTTCGACCAACTGCCCGTCAGCGTGCTCACCACGGCCACCCTGGACTGGGTCCGCCGGGCCGTGCCGTCCGCGATCGTGGACGAGCGGCGGTTCCGCCCCAACATCCTGCTGCGGACCCCACCTGGCACCGCGCCCTTCGTCGAGGACACCTGGTTCGGCCACGAGGGCGGGGTGAAGGCGGGGGTCCGGCTGGCCTTCGTCCGCTCCAGCGAGCGCTGCGCGATGACCGGGACGGCCCAGCCGGGCCTGCCGCACGCCCCGGAGATCCTCAAGGCCGTCGCCCAGGCCCACGACAACCGCCTCGACGCCCTCGCCGAGGTGAGCCGCCCGGGCCGCCTACGGGTCGGTGACGTCCTGTCACTCGGCTGAGAGCCTCCGCCAGTAGGCAGCGCAGCCAGTTGCAGTATCAAGGGGCGCGTGGGGGCACCTCCCGGCCGAAGGCTGGGGAGAACTGCGCGAGATCGGAAGCAACGGTCTGCAGCCTCCCGCTTCGCGCAGTTCCTCGCGCCCCTGGTGTTGCCCAGCTGCCTACGCTCCGGGCATCCAGGGCGTGCCGGTCAGTCCGCAGGCGCCCCGGCCTGCACCAGGCAGAACGGGTGCCCCGCCGGGTCGACGTACACCCGCCAACCCGTCTCGGTGTCCTTGAGCACCGCCCCGAGCGCCAGCACCCGCTCCTCCGCGGCGTCCAGGTCCTCGACCTCGACGTCCAGGTGCAGCTGCTGCGGGTGTGCCGGGTCCGGCCACATCGGCGGCCGGTAGTCCTCGACCCGCTGGAAGCCGAGCACCATGCCCCCGGGCACGTGCACCGTCGACCAGTACTCGTCCAACGACCAGCGCGGGTCCGGCCGGTCGGCCTCCCCACCCAGCAGGGCGGCGTAGAAGTGCGCCAGCCCAGCGGGGTAGTGACAGTCCAGCACCACACACTGCAGCTTGCCGATCACCGGGTCTCCTCCGCGCCGAACCGAACCGAGCCGAACCGATTCACGGTCGCAGCATAGGCAGGGGCGGCACCCGGCGGCCCGTCACACGCCCAGGCCGCGGATGACCAGGTCGAGGAGGGCGAAAACGAAGAGCGAGATGCCGACGAAGCCGTTGGTGGTGAAGAAAGCGCGGTTGAGGCGGGACAGGTCACCCGGCTTGACGATCGCGTGCTCGTAGACGAACGCGCAGGCGACCACGGCCAGCCCGACCCAGAAGGCCGCGCCGGCGTCGGTCAGCAGCGCGTACCAGACCAGCAGGGCCGTGGTGACGACGTGGCAGGCCCGGGCGCCGTACAGGGCCGCCGGGACACCGAAGCGGGCCGGGACGGAGCGGACGCCCTCGGCGCGGTCGGCGGCGACGTCCTGGCTGCCGAAGATCAGGTCGAAGCCGCCGATCCAGACGCCGACGGCCAGCCCGAGCACCACCGCGTCCCAGGACCAGCGGCCGGTGACGGCCAGCCAGGCGCCGATCGGGCCCATCGCCTGGGCCAGACCCAGGATGGCGTGCGGGAAGTCGGTGAACCGCTTGCCGTACGGGTAGACCACCATCGGGACGACGGCGACCGGGGCCAGGAAGAGGCAGAGCGGGTTGAGCAGAGCCGCCGCGCCGAGGAAGACCACCAGGGCTATCGCCGAGCCGGTGTACGCGGTGCGCATCGAGACCGCGCCGGTGACCAGCTCACGGCCGGCCGTGCGCGGGT encodes:
- a CDS encoding L,D-transpeptidase family protein; the protein is MSGSHRATAPPRSAAVPGPRRGGDGPRVGDGARGEDGAAGRPRGHRRKPRKRRGKALLSGTAMLLAAAAGWFTVGPGRSFPVITTAGAPDNPEPDVASGDGSTTQAGIGRTDPPAADRSDRTDGSLAAIPGLGASFLSRIPAETRQLVVASGKGKDSSDTTVTLWTRTPEGRWKAGTAWPAHNAFKGWTADHSSGDLRSPVGLYALTDAGGRKADPGSRLPYDQDSGFVIGGTGFNGEQLAGSFDYVVAINYNRVPGNSPLDTRLPDGKSKGGGIWLHVDHGGPTHGCVSLTEDRMIELIKALDPAAHPMIAMGDAESLAA
- a CDS encoding MOSC domain-containing protein translates to MAEIIGVVERLWRYPVKSTGGERLHSVEVDERGLAGDRLYAVRDGAGKFGSGKNTRRFRRMDGLLRLGSRLGSRLDAPELLDPLGSPVADPDSFLRAYLQREDVELAREDEISHFDQLPVSVLTTATLDWVRRAVPSAIVDERRFRPNILLRTPPGTAPFVEDTWFGHEGGVKAGVRLAFVRSSERCAMTGTAQPGLPHAPEILKAVAQAHDNRLDALAEVSRPGRLRVGDVLSLG
- a CDS encoding UbiX family flavin prenyltransferase, producing MSTAKQVRQPWVVGVSGASGTPYAASVLRALLAAGEAVDLVVSRAARLTLLDETGISFRDAHWHEDLAQWLGVQELENVRYWPAGDFAAGPSSGSYPAKGMLVVPATTGAVAGIALGLSKDLLQRAAAVTLKERRPLVVCVRETPLDGVTLKHLVELDAQGAVVLPASPGFYAGGSTARELVDFVAGRVLDAVGVPHELYRRWEGDLGSGGKVA
- a CDS encoding Lrp/AsnC family transcriptional regulator, with amino-acid sequence MDTVDRQLIQALRENGRASYAELGRLVGLSGPSVTDRINRLEQAGVITGYRATVNPASLGFGVTALIGLQLTDAADHEDVAHRLKELGEVEDCWFIAGDDSYMLKVRVSNVEGLESVVKRLSGTKGVARTRTTVVLSTKWENRVSDLPVEEGE
- a CDS encoding VOC family protein, producing the protein MIGKLQCVVLDCHYPAGLAHFYAALLGGEADRPDPRWSLDEYWSTVHVPGGMVLGFQRVEDYRPPMWPDPAHPQQLHLDVEVEDLDAAEERVLALGAVLKDTETGWRVYVDPAGHPFCLVQAGAPAD
- a CDS encoding beta-ketoacyl-ACP synthase III produces the protein MTASRIVALGHYQPPKVLTNDDLAKLVDTDDEWIRSRVGIRTRHIAVDETLVDLATEAAQKALANSGRLAEDIDLVVVATCTAVERSPNTAAAVAARLGIKAPAAYDINTVCSGFSYALATADHAIRAGAATRALVIGAERMSDTIDWTDRSTCVIFGDGAGAAVVEAVPDEDAGIGPVVWGSEPEKGDAVVITGWDPTISQQGQAVFRWATTKIAPLARETCRKAGLEPAELKGFVAHQANLRIIDAIANKLGAPDAVVARDVVDSGNTSAASIPLALSKLVERGELRSGDPVLLFGFGGGLAYAGQVVRCP
- a CDS encoding threonine ammonia-lyase — translated: MALVSLEDLRAAQRRIAGVAVRTPLLPCPWAGDGNRRLWLKPESLQPTGAFKIRGAYNRLAALTDSERSRGVVAQSSGNHAQAVAYAAQLLGIKAVIVMPDTSPAIKVENTRSFGAEVILVEPGRRDTLPADLASEHGYVWVPPYDDPYIVAGQGTVGLEIGEDAPDELDTVLVPVSGGGLISGTAAALKLTCPGVRVVGVEPELAADAQASFRAGKHLAWPVADTYRTIADGLRTPSVGVLPFEHLQAYVDDIVTVSEQEIRDTVALLARRGRLVAEPSGAVAAAAYFHHADELDGRVFAAVVSGGNIEPKLLAELLAQ
- the mqnE gene encoding aminofutalosine synthase MqnE, with the translated sequence MDAGLKRELEAKVYAGERLTREDGIALYESDDLAWLGGLAHHMRTQKNGDVVHFNVNRHLNMTNVCSASCAYCSFQRKPGEKDAYTMRIEEAVRLAKAMEVESLTELHIVNGLHPTLPWRYYPRSLRELKAALPNVSLKAFTATEIHWFEKISGLPASEILDELIDAGLESLTGGGAEIFDWEVRQHIVDHATHWEDWSRIHRLAHQKGLKTPSTMLYGHIEEPRHRVDHVLRLRELQDETGGFQVFIPLRYQHDFHDSKDGVIRNKLQARTEMATGAEALKTFAVSRLLFDNVPHVKVFWVMHGVTTAQLALSHGADDMDGSVVEYKITHDADNFGTPNKLGRDDLLDLIRDAGFRPVERNTRYEIIREYDGPDTQRRETPQAMRL
- a CDS encoding cyclase family protein — its product is MAPTLIDLTHPVTTGMPVYPGDPEVALRPALTTAGAGVNVLSLHLGSQSGTHVDAPYHVDVTWPTLDGLPLELFTGPAVVADLRGLEPRSAVTADQLSGALDRLTPGTILLLATGWPRHWGTDPYLAHPWLTPEAAEAIVAAGVRTVGVDALSIDPTPDPVPGDPAVAALLADLADEHDPAAGEPTLAAHRILLGTPGGGVIAENLTDLTPLLDAQAAGLPIEVSLFPLRLVAADGAPVRAVARLG
- the mqnP gene encoding menaquinone biosynthesis prenyltransferase MqnP, whose amino-acid sequence is MSTIAVPAGRTKSFLRLVMIEHSVFALPFAYIAALTAMFLTDRSVHWGRLLIVTVCMVGLRTFAMAANRIIDREIDARNPRTAGRELVTGAVSMRTAYTGSAIALVVFLGAAALLNPLCLFLAPVAVVPMVVYPYGKRFTDFPHAILGLAQAMGPIGAWLAVTGRWSWDAVVLGLAVGVWIGGFDLIFGSQDVAADRAEGVRSVPARFGVPAALYGARACHVVTTALLVWYALLTDAGAAFWVGLAVVACAFVYEHAIVKPGDLSRLNRAFFTTNGFVGISLFVFALLDLVIRGLGV